The region GGAGGGTGAGCTCAAGGGCGTTCTGGGTTATAACGAGGACCCGATTGTGTCCAAGGATATCGAAGGCGACCCACGTTCCTCCATCTTCGACGCACCGCTGACCAAGGTTATCGGCAACCAGGTCAAGGTTGTTTCCTGGTACGACAACGAGTGGGGTTACTCCAACCGCCTCGTCGATCTCACCGTCTACGTTGGCGAGCGCCTCTAACTTCATAACTGGTTAATCCCAGACCCCGAACGGGCCGGGGTGGCTGTGCCTGAGGGGCACCCACCCCGGTCCGTTTTCCATCTATTTAGCCGAAGGAATTTCACAGATGTCCGTCAAGACTGTTAAGGACCTCATCGCGGAAGGCATCGAGGGCCGTTACGTACTCGTTCGTTCTGATTTCAACGTCCCACTTAAGGATGGTGCTATCACAGACCCGGGTCGCATTGACGCCTCGCTGCCGACCCTGTCCGCCCTGGTCGAGGCCGGTGCCAAGGTCGTTGTCATGGCCCACCTGGGTCGTCCTAAGGGGCAGGTCAACCCCGACTTCTCCCTTGCTCCGGTCGCAGAGGCTCTTTCTGAGCGCCTAGACCAGTACGTCGCGCTGGCAGGAGATGTCTCCGGCGAAGATGCCCACGAGCGTGCCAACGGTTTGACCGAAGGCGACGTCCTGCTGCTGGAAAACGTCCGCTTCGACCCGCGCGAAACCTCCAAGGACGAGGCCGAGCGCGCCGAGTTTGCAGCTGAGCTCGCTGCACTAGTACCGGACGGCGCATTCGTATCCGACGGCTTCGGCGTCGTTCACCGCGCGCAGGCCTCCGTTTACGATGTTGCGAAGAAGCTGCCGCATTACGCCGGCTCTCTGGTTCAGAATGAGCTCGAGGTTCTGCGTAAGGTCGCGGAAGCTCCTGAGAAGCCGTACGCGGTCGTGCTTGGCGGCTCCAAGGTCTCCGACAAGCTAGGCGTCATTGAGGCCTTGGCGCCGAAGGTTGATTCTCTGGTTATCGGCGGCGGCATGTGCTTCACCTTCCTCGCAGCACAGGGCTACTCTGTCGGTGGCTCCCTGCTGCAGGAGGAAATGATCGATACCTGCAAAGATCTGCTGGAACGCTACGGTGACAAGATTGTTCTGCCTACCGATGTCGTAGTCGCGGACAAGTTCGCTGCAGATGCTGAGCACAAGGTCGTCGAAGTCAACGAGATTCCCGAGGGCTGGATGGGCCTGGATGTCGGACCGGCCTCTGCGAAGGCGTTCGCTAAGGTCCTCGGCGAGGCCAAGACCGTCTTCTGGAACGGCCCGATGGGTGTCTTCGAGATGGAGGCTTTCGCCAACGGCACCCGCTTCGTCGCCCAGGCAATTATCGATTCCACAGCCGGCGGTTGCTTCTCCGTCGTTGGCGGCGGTGACTCTGCGGCTGCTGTCCGTACCCTAGGCCTCGATGAAGAGGGCTTCAGCCACATTTCCACCGGTGGCGGTGCGTCGCTGGAGTTCCTGGAGGGTAAGACCCTTCCGGGTGTCGACGTCCTCGAAGGTTAAAGCGTGGTAGATCAGTCTCGGCCTAGTTGAGCCTGATCTTCCCACCGATCTTTTTGCACATTTCTCTACTAGAAAGTGAAACCATAACTATGGCACGTACACCTTTCATCGCAGGTAACTGGAAGATGAACCTGAATCATCTGGAGGCTATCGGCGTCGTGCAGAAGCTGGCCTTCGCTCTGCCGAAGGAGTACTACGACAAGGTCGATGTCGCGGTTATCCCACCGTTCACCGATTTGCGTTCGGTCCAGACCCTGGTTGAGGGCGATAAGCTTGCCGTTACTTACGGCGCACAGGATGTTTCCACGGAGGAGTCCGGAGCCTTCACGGGTGAAATTTCCGCGGCTATGCTGGCGAAGCTGGGCTGCACATGGGTTGTCGTCGGTCACTCCGAGCGCCGTGATATGCACGGTGAGACTGACGAGTTGGTAGCCAAGAAGGCGAAGGCCGCCCTGAAGGAAGACATCAAGCCGATCGTCTGTGTCGGAGAGCCACTCGAGGTTCGTGAAGCCGGCAAGCACGTCGAGCACGTTGTCGCGCAGGTCAAGGGTTCCCTGGAGAACCTGACTGATGCTGAACTGGCTAAGACGGTCATCGCATACGAACCCGTTTGGGCTATCGGTACCGGCAAGGTCGCCTCCGCTGCCGACGCACAGGAAGTCTGCGCGGCGATTCGCAAGACTGTTGCGGAGATTTCCAACGACAATGTTGCCAAGGACATGCGGATTCTCTACGGTGGCTCGGTCAAGCCGGAAAACGTTGCTGAGATTGTTGGCCAGGAGGACGTCGATGGCGGCCTCGTGGGCGGCGCTTCGCTCGACGGTGAGGCTTTTGCGAAGCTGTGCGCTCTCGCTGCTGATGCATCCGTCTAAACGCCGGATGGCTCAGCGCCCATTCTGAAGCATTCCAGTTTAGGGCGTATTGTAAACCTCGGTTGGTATTCATCGTGTTTGCCAATCGGGGTTTTCCTTTTGCAACAACATTCAGGGAGGACAGTTCTTTTGAACGAATCAAAAGCAAGCCACAGCACGCCCGCCGAGAAGGACCTTCTCTGGGAAGATATTCGGCATCTGGGCCGAATCCTCGGCCAAGTCATACGAGAGCAGGAAGGCGATGATGTCTTCAACCTCGTCGAAAACGCACGGCGTGCTGCCTTCCAGTTGCACCGCGGTACGGCGGAGGTCGAAGAACTAACCAGTCTCTTCCGAGATATCGACCCGGAGGAGGCAAACCCCGTAATCCGGGCCTTTACCCATTTTGCTCTGCTCGCGAATCTGGCAGAAGACCTTCACGAAGAACTCGGCATTGAAGCACGCCTTGATGCTGGTGAGCCTCCGGCAGATTCGACTCTAGAGGCAACTTGGCAGAAGCTTCGCGATGCCCATGTTCCTTCAAATAGGTTGTGCGAGCTGATGGACAACATCGAGGTAGTGCCGGTACTGACCGCACACCCGACTGAGACGCGTCGGCGGACCGTTTTCGATGTTCAAAAGCACATCACTAAGGCAATGCGCCGCCGCCATGAAATTATCGCGCTGCCTGTCAACGCGCGCACTGCAGACAAATTAGCGGAAATTGATGCCGACATTCGCCGTCGCATTCTCACGCTGTGGCAGACTGCTTTGATTCGCATGAATCGTCCCGACATCCGCGACGAGGTTGAGGTAGGACTCCGCTACTACCAGCTATCGCTGCTGGAGGCGGTTCCACGCCTTAACCGCGACGTCGTAAAGCACGTGCGTGAGCTCGGCGGGGAGAAGGTGCCGGCGAAACCGACGATTCGGATGGGGTCATGGATCGGTGGAGACCACGACGGCAATCCGTACGTGACCGAGGAGACGCTGCGGTACGCCTCTGACCGAGCCGCCGGCACCATCCTGCGCCACTACCTTTCTGAACTGCATATTTTGGAACGAGAACTAAGTCTCAGCGACCGCCTCACGAAGGTCACCGTCGATCTGGTTTCGCTGGCAAGTAGAGGACAAAACGACGTTCCAAACCGTGCTGACGAGCCTTACCGCCGCGCAATCCACGGTATTCGCGGTCGAGTAGCGGCCACCGCCATCTCACTGTTCGGGCACTCCGTCGTCGAGGGCGACTGGTCCGGATTCGAGCCGTACTCCTGCGCCGAGGATTTGCTAAGTGACCTCTCGGTGGTCGACACCTCGCTGCGCGCCAGCCACGACGATTTAATCGCTGATCACCGGCTAAGGGACTTGATCGCGGCGGTCGAGGTATTCGGATTCCACCTCTATTCCGTCGACATTCGCCAGAATTCGGACAGCCACGAAGAAATCTTGACGGAGCTCTTCGCAGCGGCTGGGGTTACCGCAAACTACGCGGCTCTGGGGGAGGACGCCAAAGTCGCCCTGCTGACGGCCGAGCTGCAGTCGTCTCGGCCGTTGGTTCCGGCTCGCGCGGACCTTTCAGAGCCGACCACACGTGAGCTCGGAATCATGCGGGCGGCGGCCGAGTCCGTGCGCAAGTATGGATTCCAGGCAGTTCCTCACTGCATTATCTCCATGTGCACGTCCGTATCCGATCTCCTCGAGCCCATGATTCTCCTCAAGGAGGTCGGGCTCATTCACCCGCAGGACGGCCGTCCCGAGGGCTCGATTGACGTTATTCCGCTCTTCGAGACCATCGAGGATCTGCAAGCCGGCGCGCTGGTACTCAAGGATGCCTGGGCTATTCCGGCCTACCGCTCCTACGTGGCCTCGCGTGGTGATCTCCAAGAGGTCATGCTCGGTTACTCGGACTCAAACAAGGACGGTGGCTACTTCGCTGCCAACTGGGCGCTTTATGACGCTGAACTTGCCATTGTGGCTGCAGCCAAGGACGCTGACATCCGTCTCCGGCTCTTCCACGGCAGGGGAGGAACAGTGGGCCGTGGTGGAGGCCCCTCCTACGATGCAATTCTGGCTCAGCCCTCCGGCGCAGTCCAGGGCTCGGTGCGCATCACGGAACAGGGCGAAATAATCTCGGCCAAATACGGTCACCCGGCCTCGGCCCGCCGAAACCTAGCGGCCCTGGTATCTGCGACAATCGAGTCTACGCTCTTGGATGTCGAGGGTCTCGACGACCCGGCTCGCGCGAATCAGATTATGGCGGAGATTTCGGAGTTGTCCCGTGAAGCATACGCGTCGCTTATGCACGAGGACCCGGGGTTCATCGATTTCTTCAAGTCATCCACCCCGGTCGATGAAATCGGCAGCCTAAACATAGGTTCGCGCCCGACCTCGCGAAAGCAGACAAAGACAATCTCTGATCTCCGGGCCATCCCATGGGTGCTTTCCTGGTCGCAGCAGCGCTCGATGGTTCCGGGTTGGTTCGGCGTCGGTAGTGCGCTGCAGCAGTGGATTGGTGAAGACCCAGACGGGTCTCGCCTTGCGGAGTTGCGCCAGCTAAATGAGGACTGGCCCTTCTTCAACTCGGTTCTCTCCAACATGGCGCAGGTCATGTCAAAGGCCGATATGAACCTCGCACGCGCTTACGCCCAGCTCTGCCAAGACAAGGAAGATGGCGAACGAATTCATTCGGTCATTCGCGACGAATTCGAGTTGACCCGCGAGATGTTCCTGAAGGTCACCGGGTACGACTCGCTTCTCGACGACAACCCGTTGCTGCGGCGTTCCGTCGACATGCGATTCCCGTACCTTATGCCGCTGAACGTCATCCAGCTGGAGATGCTCCGCAGGTTCCGCGCCGGAGATAACCGCGACAAGGTTCGCCGCGGTATTCAGTTGACGATGAACGGTCTTGCCACCGCGCTTCGCAACTCCGGTTAAAACCGTGGTCGCAGCCGTCGGAAAGCATGGGCAACCGGCTGCGAATGTCAGGTGAGTCGAGGCGACCTGGCAACTTCGCCACGCGTGATGGGTGTAATGCGCGCGATGGGCACGCGGTAAGATAGGCTAGGTTGTTGTCTCTGTCGCCCGCCGGCTAGGGCAGAGAATTCAAGCAGTATTCGAAAAGGAAGTTCAACGTGTACCTCGCCATTCAGATTGTCCTGGTCATCACATCGATTCTGATGGCGCTGTTTATCCTGCTCCACAAGGGTAAGGGCGGCGGTCTTTCCAGCCTCTTCGGTGGCGGTATGCAGTCGAACCTGTCGGGTTCCACGGTTGTGGAGAAGAACCTCGACCGCGTAACCATCGTGACGGTGATTATCTGGTTGCTGTGTATCGTTCTTCTTCTGCTGTTCAAGACTTTCGGCTGGTAGAATGGTCTTAACAGACAAAATAAACCCGGTCTCCCTTATCTCAGGAGGCCGGGTTTGTGCGTATCTAGAATCCTACAGCTGTTTAAGTATGCAGCTCAGTCGCTGCAGAATCATCTACGAAAACAATAGTCTCGCTACGTCCCCGGACGCCCGCCGCGGGCCACTGGGTCGGATCGGCGGCACGGTTAATCGCGCCAACAGCCTCAGCCTTCTCTGCACCGGTGACGAGAAGCCACACTCGAGAAGCGCTTTCAATAGCGGGCACGGTTAGCGTAATGCGAGTCGGCGGTGGCTTAGGGCAATCATGGACATCGACCACGGACAGTTCCTGCTCCGCGAGAGCCGGACTGTGCGGGAAAATCGAGTTGATGTGCCCCTCGCCACCCATCCCAAGAAGGTGGAGATCGAATCCGTGCGGGGCGTACAGTTCAAGGACACGAGCGTACTCGGCCGCGGCATCGGCGGCAGTAAGACCTTCGCCTGCGGCCGCGAACTCGAAGATGTTTTCCTCTGGGACGGCCATCGGGTCGAGCAACCGGGTACGCGCGGCAAGAGCGTTACGGTCTTCGCTGTCGCGCCGTACAAAGCGCTCATCGCCGAAGAAAACTAAGACGCGGGACCAATCGATCGCCCCCGAGTTCTCAGCCAGCGCCGACAACAGCGCAGTTCCTGCGCCGCCGCCAGTCAGGACGATTCGGACATAGCCGTCCGCATTGACCGTAGAATCACCGGCATTGGACTGTAATTGCTCGACAACAGTGACGAAACGGGCGCGAGCGGCCTCGACTACATCGGCGAGTCCGCGCTGCTGTTCAAAAACGGGAAAGTTCGCGTTCGTGGAAGGGTTCGCACTCACTTTGCCGACACCCCCGGCTCTGCCTCGAAACCGAATGCCGCGCCGGGGGCCTCATTGACCCCGATGGTCCGAATGCGGCTAAGGCCGCGCAGCGCACGCCCATACGCAACATCGGGGTCGAGGTGGCGAAGTTCTTCGGCGAGGCACTCAGAGCGCGATGGACGCGCCAGAGCAACCTTGAATGGAGGAAGATCACCATTGGTCACAACAGCAGTAGTTGCGCTCTCGATGTCCACACGCAGGCAAGCTGAATCGGAACGTTCGAAGACTACTGAGGTCACCGGAGGCTTTGGGCGGCCCTTCGCGTCGAGTGGAATCTTTTCCTCGCCAGTTGAAGTCCTGCGCACGGGTACGCCCAGACGATCAGCAAGCCAGCCTGCGGCGACCTCGACCGAAGGAGACTCAGACGGGCCTGAGACAGTGACCTCAGTGACTGGCACGTGCGGCGAAAGATCGAAGGCCGACGCCAGAACGCCACGCCATGAAGTAATCCGAGACCAGCACAAATCCGAGTCGCCCGGCGTGTATCCGGTACGACGCAGATAGACGGCGTTTTCGTGCGGATCAAAAAGGGAGTCGGTAATCCTGCGCTGAGCGATACGGCCAATCGCAGTTGCCGCGGGCACCTGTGGGGCCTCCGACGGCCACCAAGCAACGACCGGGGTATCGGGCAACAAAAGCGGCGTGACCACGGAACTTGGATGCTGGCCCACTTCGCCGGCCATATGCATCACGACGATCTCCGCGGCACCTGCATCACCACCGAGGCGGAGCTCAGCGTCTAGGCGATTGTCCAGCCTCGGATCGCCTGAAACCAGCACCAGGACGCGAGAGGGGTGCTCACGGGACACTGAGTTAACGGTATCGATGATGGATTCAAGGTCGTCATCGCTTTTCGCCAGGACGATGAGCGTAAGAACTCGGCCGGTAGTGACAATGCCGCCTTGCTCGCGCAGCTTAACCAGTTGACGGGCGATGCTACCGGTATCGGTATCCGGCAAGTTGATGATCATAAAATGCTCTTTCCTAGTTCGATGCTTGCGTTTGCACTGTTAAGGACGACGCCACGCGCGCCCGTCGCGTTCTAGCATCTGGTCGGCCGAGGCCGGACCCCACGTACCCGCTGCGTATTCCTCCGGCAGCCCGCGCTTAGCCCAATAGTCGATAACCGGGTCGAGAATCTTCCACGACAACTCGACCTCCTCATTGGTGGGGAACAGGCTTGCTTCGTCGAGAAGCGCATCCAGAATCAGGCGCTCGTAGGCCTCTGGGGACTGCTCGGTAAAGACCTCCGAGTAGGAGAAATCCATGTTCACGTCGCGGACTTCCATGGCCGAACCTGGCACCTTGGAACCGAAGCGCATCAGCACGCCCTCGTCAGGCTGCACTCGAATGACCATCGCATTCTGGCCTAGGGCAGTCGTCATCGTTTCGGCGAACGGCAGGTGCGGTGCCGACTTGAAAACGAGCGCAATCTCGGTGACGCGCCTTCCAAGACGCTTACCGGTGCGCAGATAAAACGGTACTCCCGCCCAACGACGCGAGTTAATTTGCAGCGTACAGGCCGCGTAGGTCTCGGTCGTGGACTCCGGATCGAAGCCTTCTTCCTCACGCAGGCCCGGGACGTAGTTGCTACCTTGCCAACCTGCTGCGTACTGGCCACGGGCCGTCGACTTTGACAGCGGGCGGACCGGTTCGCAGGCGCGGAGCACCTTGATTTTCTCTGCCTGCAGCTCCTCGGGGGTGAAAGCGACCGGCTCCTCCATGGCGACGAGTGCTAGCAGCTGGAGCAAGTGGTTCTGAATCACGTCACGGGCAGCACCGATGCCATCGTAGTAGCCCGCGCGACCGCCCAGACCGATGTCCTCAGCCATGGTGATTTGGACGTGGTCAACGTAGTGGGAATTCCACAGCGGGTCGAAGAGCTGATTGGCAAACCGCATCGCCAGAATGTTTTGAACCGTCTCCTTGCCCAGGTAGTGGTCGATGCGGAAGACCGACTTTTCCGGGAATACAGAGTTGACAATGCGGTTCAGCTCCTTAGCCGAGACCAGGTCATGTCCGAAGGGCTTCTCGATAATAACTCGGCGCCAGTTATCCTCGCCCGCCTGAGCCAGCCCCGCACGGTCGAGCTGGTGGCACACATCCGGGAAGCTATCCGGCGGAATGGACAGGTAGTAGGCCCAGTTGCTGGCGGTTCCGCGGGAATGGTCGAGCTCCTCGAGTTTCGCCGCAAGACGGTCGAATGCCTCATCGTCGACGAAGGTACCGGTAACGAAGTGGATGCCTTCGGCCAGGCGGTTCCAGACGCTCTCCCGGAAGTCCGTTCGTGCGCCGCTTTCAACGGACTTTCGCACGTAGTCCTCAAATTCCTGCTTGCTCCATTCGCGGCGGCCATAACCGACCAGCGCAAACGAAGCTGGAAGCAAGCCGCGGTTAGCAAGATCATAGATTGCGGGAAGGAGCTTCTTCCTGGCAAGGTCACCGGTGACACCGAAAATCACCATACCGCCGGGGCCAGCGATGCGGGGCAGTCGCTTGTCGTGGGTATCCCGGAGCGGGTTGACGTAAACCTCTTCAGAGCCGTCCTCGGCTCCGGAGAAATTCTGGTGTTGG is a window of Corynebacterium lactis RW2-5 DNA encoding:
- the secG gene encoding preprotein translocase subunit SecG → MYLAIQIVLVITSILMALFILLHKGKGGGLSSLFGGGMQSNLSGSTVVEKNLDRVTIVTVIIWLLCIVLLLLFKTFGW
- the tpiA gene encoding triose-phosphate isomerase, whose amino-acid sequence is MARTPFIAGNWKMNLNHLEAIGVVQKLAFALPKEYYDKVDVAVIPPFTDLRSVQTLVEGDKLAVTYGAQDVSTEESGAFTGEISAAMLAKLGCTWVVVGHSERRDMHGETDELVAKKAKAALKEDIKPIVCVGEPLEVREAGKHVEHVVAQVKGSLENLTDAELAKTVIAYEPVWAIGTGKVASAADAQEVCAAIRKTVAEISNDNVAKDMRILYGGSVKPENVAEIVGQEDVDGGLVGGASLDGEAFAKLCALAADASV
- the zwf gene encoding glucose-6-phosphate dehydrogenase, encoding MPRIAGPGGMVIFGVTGDLARKKLLPAIYDLANRGLLPASFALVGYGRREWSKQEFEDYVRKSVESGARTDFRESVWNRLAEGIHFVTGTFVDDEAFDRLAAKLEELDHSRGTASNWAYYLSIPPDSFPDVCHQLDRAGLAQAGEDNWRRVIIEKPFGHDLVSAKELNRIVNSVFPEKSVFRIDHYLGKETVQNILAMRFANQLFDPLWNSHYVDHVQITMAEDIGLGGRAGYYDGIGAARDVIQNHLLQLLALVAMEEPVAFTPEELQAEKIKVLRACEPVRPLSKSTARGQYAAGWQGSNYVPGLREEEGFDPESTTETYAACTLQINSRRWAGVPFYLRTGKRLGRRVTEIALVFKSAPHLPFAETMTTALGQNAMVIRVQPDEGVLMRFGSKVPGSAMEVRDVNMDFSYSEVFTEQSPEAYERLILDALLDEASLFPTNEEVELSWKILDPVIDYWAKRGLPEEYAAGTWGPASADQMLERDGRAWRRP
- a CDS encoding phosphoglycerate kinase; this translates as MSVKTVKDLIAEGIEGRYVLVRSDFNVPLKDGAITDPGRIDASLPTLSALVEAGAKVVVMAHLGRPKGQVNPDFSLAPVAEALSERLDQYVALAGDVSGEDAHERANGLTEGDVLLLENVRFDPRETSKDEAERAEFAAELAALVPDGAFVSDGFGVVHRAQASVYDVAKKLPHYAGSLVQNELEVLRKVAEAPEKPYAVVLGGSKVSDKLGVIEALAPKVDSLVIGGGMCFTFLAAQGYSVGGSLLQEEMIDTCKDLLERYGDKIVLPTDVVVADKFAADAEHKVVEVNEIPEGWMGLDVGPASAKAFAKVLGEAKTVFWNGPMGVFEMEAFANGTRFVAQAIIDSTAGGCFSVVGGGDSAAAVRTLGLDEEGFSHISTGGGASLEFLEGKTLPGVDVLEG
- a CDS encoding glucose-6-phosphate dehydrogenase assembly protein OpcA; translation: MIINLPDTDTGSIARQLVKLREQGGIVTTGRVLTLIVLAKSDDDLESIIDTVNSVSREHPSRVLVLVSGDPRLDNRLDAELRLGGDAGAAEIVVMHMAGEVGQHPSSVVTPLLLPDTPVVAWWPSEAPQVPAATAIGRIAQRRITDSLFDPHENAVYLRRTGYTPGDSDLCWSRITSWRGVLASAFDLSPHVPVTEVTVSGPSESPSVEVAAGWLADRLGVPVRRTSTGEEKIPLDAKGRPKPPVTSVVFERSDSACLRVDIESATTAVVTNGDLPPFKVALARPSRSECLAEELRHLDPDVAYGRALRGLSRIRTIGVNEAPGAAFGFEAEPGVSAK
- the pgl gene encoding 6-phosphogluconolactonase is translated as MSANPSTNANFPVFEQQRGLADVVEAARARFVTVVEQLQSNAGDSTVNADGYVRIVLTGGGAGTALLSALAENSGAIDWSRVLVFFGDERFVRRDSEDRNALAARTRLLDPMAVPEENIFEFAAAGEGLTAADAAAEYARVLELYAPHGFDLHLLGMGGEGHINSIFPHSPALAEQELSVVDVHDCPKPPPTRITLTVPAIESASRVWLLVTGAEKAEAVGAINRAADPTQWPAAGVRGRSETIVFVDDSAATELHT
- the ppc gene encoding phosphoenolpyruvate carboxylase, with protein sequence MNESKASHSTPAEKDLLWEDIRHLGRILGQVIREQEGDDVFNLVENARRAAFQLHRGTAEVEELTSLFRDIDPEEANPVIRAFTHFALLANLAEDLHEELGIEARLDAGEPPADSTLEATWQKLRDAHVPSNRLCELMDNIEVVPVLTAHPTETRRRTVFDVQKHITKAMRRRHEIIALPVNARTADKLAEIDADIRRRILTLWQTALIRMNRPDIRDEVEVGLRYYQLSLLEAVPRLNRDVVKHVRELGGEKVPAKPTIRMGSWIGGDHDGNPYVTEETLRYASDRAAGTILRHYLSELHILERELSLSDRLTKVTVDLVSLASRGQNDVPNRADEPYRRAIHGIRGRVAATAISLFGHSVVEGDWSGFEPYSCAEDLLSDLSVVDTSLRASHDDLIADHRLRDLIAAVEVFGFHLYSVDIRQNSDSHEEILTELFAAAGVTANYAALGEDAKVALLTAELQSSRPLVPARADLSEPTTRELGIMRAAAESVRKYGFQAVPHCIISMCTSVSDLLEPMILLKEVGLIHPQDGRPEGSIDVIPLFETIEDLQAGALVLKDAWAIPAYRSYVASRGDLQEVMLGYSDSNKDGGYFAANWALYDAELAIVAAAKDADIRLRLFHGRGGTVGRGGGPSYDAILAQPSGAVQGSVRITEQGEIISAKYGHPASARRNLAALVSATIESTLLDVEGLDDPARANQIMAEISELSREAYASLMHEDPGFIDFFKSSTPVDEIGSLNIGSRPTSRKQTKTISDLRAIPWVLSWSQQRSMVPGWFGVGSALQQWIGEDPDGSRLAELRQLNEDWPFFNSVLSNMAQVMSKADMNLARAYAQLCQDKEDGERIHSVIRDEFELTREMFLKVTGYDSLLDDNPLLRRSVDMRFPYLMPLNVIQLEMLRRFRAGDNRDKVRRGIQLTMNGLATALRNSG